Proteins from one Brockia lithotrophica genomic window:
- a CDS encoding Acylphosphate phosphohydrolase, which yields MKRLFLRIVGRVQGVGYRAFVLREATRRGITGWVRNEPDGTVTAEVQGDDRSLSDLLLALEEGPPAARVDDLVIEERPVVPEEKSFRIAYR from the coding sequence ATGAAACGCCTCTTTCTCCGCATCGTGGGTCGCGTGCAAGGGGTTGGGTACCGCGCGTTCGTCCTCCGGGAAGCGACGCGACGGGGCATCACGGGATGGGTGCGCAACGAACCCGACGGCACGGTCACCGCGGAAGTGCAAGGGGACGATCGTTCCTTGAGCGACCTCCTGCTCGCCCTCGAGGAAGGGCCCCCTGCCGCCCGAGTCGACGACCTCGTGATCGAGGAGCGTCCCGTGGTCCCCGAGGAAAAGTCCTTCCGCATCGCCTACCGATGA
- a CDS encoding RNA methyltransferase, TrmA family produces MPHEQKARDVLWVRERIRELDEQGQGRFRLEPGTPGWEGLEGLPPFGDSRAAEGDDLRGRPSDQSVSGANRAYRGKPRDVVVPYVLSGEEVFVRVDLRPQKKGVLRGWPEVVLVSHGDRVAPRCKHFGVCGGCMLQHAAYELQLAYKEDKVRRLLIAQGISDAVVHPIRGMAHPWGYRNKMEFTFRPDGIPGLHARGMYREVLPLSECHIAHPDIDRVREVVGLWARERGLPGYDKDRHAGLLRHLVVRKAFATGELLVALVATEAPDGYASSLTELGAELRRTFPGLRGLLWAENRSLSDAVQVERLHVLEGRPYIEELLGGFRYRLELETFFQTNPLQAEALVSTALAYVREALDPAAKALVVDLYSGVGTFTLPLARVAERAVGIEVVSASVEAARRNAAQNAVTNVEFRRADAGEGLGQLLREWGRTPSLLLLDPPRAGAGTRTVRAVLAAAPDAIVYVSCNPATFAEDAARFTVGGYALVSVTPVDMFPHTPHVELVALFRRARVA; encoded by the coding sequence GTGCCCCACGAGCAAAAGGCTCGGGACGTGCTTTGGGTGCGGGAGCGAATTCGCGAATTAGACGAACAAGGACAAGGGCGTTTCCGCCTCGAGCCGGGGACCCCAGGCTGGGAGGGGCTTGAAGGGCTCCCGCCTTTCGGAGATTCGCGGGCGGCGGAGGGGGACGATCTTCGCGGACGACCTTCGGACCAAAGCGTTTCCGGAGCGAACCGCGCGTACCGCGGCAAGCCACGCGACGTCGTCGTCCCCTACGTCCTCTCCGGGGAAGAGGTCTTCGTGCGCGTCGACCTACGCCCGCAGAAAAAGGGCGTCCTGCGTGGGTGGCCGGAAGTGGTCCTCGTTTCCCACGGAGACCGTGTCGCCCCGCGCTGTAAACACTTCGGTGTCTGCGGAGGGTGCATGCTCCAACACGCGGCGTACGAGCTTCAACTCGCCTACAAAGAGGACAAAGTGCGCCGTCTCCTGATCGCACAGGGCATAAGCGATGCGGTGGTGCATCCCATCCGCGGGATGGCTCATCCCTGGGGTTACCGGAACAAAATGGAATTTACGTTTCGTCCCGACGGAATCCCCGGTCTCCACGCCAGGGGGATGTACCGCGAAGTTCTCCCGCTGTCCGAGTGCCACATCGCCCATCCGGACATCGACCGCGTGCGGGAAGTCGTAGGGCTCTGGGCGCGCGAGCGAGGTCTTCCCGGCTACGACAAGGACCGCCACGCCGGTCTTTTGCGCCACCTCGTCGTGCGCAAAGCCTTTGCCACTGGCGAACTTCTCGTCGCCCTCGTAGCGACGGAGGCACCCGACGGATATGCTTCCTCGCTCACCGAGCTCGGCGCCGAACTTCGGCGCACCTTTCCCGGCCTTCGCGGGCTTCTTTGGGCGGAAAACCGTAGTCTTTCCGACGCCGTTCAGGTCGAGCGCCTTCACGTGCTCGAAGGACGACCGTACATCGAAGAGCTCCTCGGGGGATTTCGCTACCGTCTCGAGCTCGAGACGTTCTTCCAGACAAATCCCCTTCAGGCGGAAGCCCTCGTTTCCACGGCGCTTGCCTACGTTCGCGAAGCCTTGGATCCCGCGGCGAAGGCCTTGGTCGTCGATCTGTATTCGGGGGTGGGCACGTTTACCCTTCCCCTCGCCCGCGTGGCGGAAAGGGCGGTAGGCATCGAGGTCGTTTCCGCCTCCGTAGAGGCGGCGCGCCGCAACGCGGCGCAAAATGCCGTAACGAACGTAGAGTTTCGCCGTGCCGACGCAGGGGAAGGTTTGGGCCAGCTCTTGCGGGAATGGGGACGTACGCCGTCGCTCCTCCTCCTGGACCCTCCGCGGGCGGGAGCGGGGACGCGAACCGTCCGCGCCGTCCTCGCTGCGGCACCGGATGCAATCGTGTACGTCTCTTGTAATCCCGCGACCTTTGCCGAAGACGCCGCACGCTTCACGGTCGGCGGCTACGCACTCGTCTCTGTGACCCCTGTGGACATGTTTCCCCACACGCCGCATGTGGAGCTCGTCGCCTTATTTCGGCGGGCGCGGGTCGCCTAG
- a CDS encoding GTP-binding protein HflX produces the protein MGKTPRNSSTPARTRALLAAFFSPEDWGERESRLAEDRRLAETAGAEVVATVVHRREKPEAATLFGRGKIEEIRTLLQDVGAELVLVNRSLTPTQLRNLERAWELPVVDRVQLILDIFAQRARTRESQIQVELAQLQYLLPRLAGRGESLSRLGGGIGTRGPGETKLEVDQRRIRRRIHLLRKRLEEVERSRATQRRTRLRRGVPQVALVGYTNAGKSTLFRALTGADVLVEDRLFATLDTAARRLRLPSGRTVVLLDTVGFVRDLPTFLVAAFRSTLEVVREADLLLHVVDVSEDDWEEKMRVAEEHLSALGAQDIPRLLLLNKKDRLPPEKWPTPAGLFPDSSRAVLLLSATDPHDLARLRTELDSFFARAGTVSLEAPPPPTPPA, from the coding sequence GTGGGCAAAACTCCGCGAAATTCCTCCACACCCGCGCGAACGCGCGCCCTCCTCGCGGCGTTTTTCTCTCCCGAAGACTGGGGCGAGCGGGAGTCGCGTCTCGCCGAAGACCGCCGGCTCGCCGAAACCGCCGGCGCAGAGGTGGTCGCGACCGTCGTCCACCGCAGGGAAAAACCCGAAGCGGCGACGCTCTTCGGGCGGGGGAAGATCGAAGAAATCCGTACCCTCCTCCAAGACGTGGGGGCGGAACTCGTCCTCGTAAACCGCTCCCTCACCCCCACGCAGCTGAGAAACCTCGAACGAGCCTGGGAGCTCCCCGTCGTCGACCGCGTGCAGCTCATCCTCGACATCTTCGCCCAGCGGGCCCGCACGCGCGAGAGCCAGATTCAGGTGGAACTTGCCCAGCTCCAGTACCTCCTCCCCCGTCTCGCGGGACGGGGCGAGTCCCTCTCCCGGCTAGGGGGCGGAATCGGCACGCGCGGTCCCGGCGAGACGAAGCTCGAAGTCGATCAACGGCGGATTCGCCGCCGCATTCACCTTCTCCGCAAACGGCTCGAGGAAGTCGAGCGCTCTCGCGCCACGCAAAGGCGTACCCGCCTGCGCCGCGGGGTTCCTCAAGTGGCCCTCGTAGGGTACACGAACGCCGGAAAATCTACGCTCTTTCGGGCGCTCACGGGGGCCGACGTGCTCGTGGAAGACCGCCTTTTCGCTACGCTGGACACGGCCGCCCGGCGCCTCCGCCTTCCTTCGGGGCGCACGGTCGTCCTCCTCGACACCGTCGGCTTCGTCCGCGACCTTCCCACGTTCCTCGTCGCCGCCTTTCGCTCCACCCTCGAGGTAGTCCGAGAAGCCGACCTCCTCCTTCACGTCGTGGACGTGTCGGAAGACGACTGGGAGGAGAAGATGCGCGTCGCCGAGGAACACCTAAGCGCCCTGGGAGCGCAGGACATCCCGCGCCTTTTGCTCCTAAACAAGAAGGACCGCCTTCCTCCCGAGAAGTGGCCCACACCTGCGGGCCTTTTCCCGGACTCCTCCCGGGCAGTCCTCCTCCTCTCCGCTACCGACCCCCACGACCTCGCGCGGCTCAGGACGGAGTTGGATTCCTTCTTTGCGCGTGCGGGGACGGTCAGCTTAGAAGCGCCTCCTCCACCCACGCCGCCCGCATAA
- a CDS encoding SoxB-like sarcosine oxidase, subunit beta related — protein MFSRRMLSADVLLVGGGIVGASVAYFLRALGFTGRIVLVERDFAFLWGSTRHSMGGIRRCFLSQVNVRLAQFGHEVYRDIDRYLPFDEGADAPPFRPVGYLLLADGRNWSVLHAMHSRLRTWGLVPEWVGREALPQLLGWEPEESIVGGLYCPGDGVLDVPRVHAALYRKLKELEVEAVQAEVERVLVEGGRLVGVEAVLVGERARVRWKVPRVVLAAGAWSPKLAAAAGEHLPVESRRRAVYSFAFERNEAAKSLPPLPFLLFPGGEMAVLRGEELLLSVPAGHAREEEAALAVLRRLGPYGHGTRLLSGRTAVHDVHVRDYSPIVGPCPRAEGLWVAAGFGTYGVGLAPAVGFGLAERILRRRRETLPLDFLTPSRIMRAAWVEEALLS, from the coding sequence ATGTTTTCGCGCCGTATGCTTTCCGCCGACGTCCTCCTCGTCGGCGGTGGGATCGTGGGGGCGAGCGTCGCCTATTTCCTTCGAGCTTTGGGGTTTACGGGACGCATCGTTCTCGTGGAGCGCGATTTCGCCTTTCTCTGGGGTTCGACGCGGCACAGCATGGGTGGGATACGGCGCTGCTTCCTCTCTCAGGTGAACGTCCGCCTGGCGCAATTCGGCCACGAGGTGTACCGCGATATCGACCGGTACCTTCCCTTTGACGAGGGTGCGGATGCACCTCCTTTCCGCCCTGTGGGCTACCTCCTCCTCGCGGACGGTCGAAATTGGTCGGTCCTGCACGCGATGCACAGCCGCCTGCGCACCTGGGGATTGGTGCCCGAATGGGTGGGGCGGGAAGCTCTACCCCAGCTCCTGGGGTGGGAACCCGAGGAGTCCATCGTCGGAGGCCTGTACTGTCCCGGCGACGGCGTACTCGACGTGCCGCGAGTTCATGCGGCCCTCTACCGCAAGCTAAAGGAACTCGAAGTGGAGGCCGTTCAAGCCGAAGTGGAGCGGGTCCTCGTCGAAGGCGGCCGCCTCGTCGGCGTGGAGGCCGTCCTCGTCGGGGAACGTGCGCGGGTGCGTTGGAAGGTTCCGCGCGTGGTTCTTGCGGCGGGAGCGTGGAGCCCGAAGCTTGCCGCCGCGGCAGGAGAGCACCTTCCCGTGGAAAGTCGGCGACGGGCGGTGTACTCCTTTGCCTTCGAGAGAAACGAAGCGGCGAAGTCCCTCCCCCCGCTCCCCTTCCTCCTCTTTCCCGGGGGGGAAATGGCCGTCCTGCGCGGAGAGGAGCTCCTCCTGAGCGTTCCTGCAGGGCATGCCCGCGAAGAAGAGGCGGCACTTGCGGTCCTGCGGCGTCTCGGTCCCTACGGGCACGGCACCCGACTTCTCTCCGGACGAACTGCCGTCCACGACGTGCACGTCCGGGATTACAGCCCGATCGTCGGGCCGTGCCCACGTGCGGAAGGTCTTTGGGTTGCCGCGGGATTTGGGACCTACGGCGTAGGTCTCGCCCCGGCCGTAGGCTTTGGGTTGGCGGAGCGGATCCTCCGCAGGCGGCGGGAGACCCTCCCGCTCGATTTCCTCACTCCTTCGCGAATTATGCGGGCGGCGTGGGTGGAGGAGGCGCTTCTAAGCTGA
- a CDS encoding Beta-lactamase related protein yields the protein MEIEGSASVDVQARCGSVTPLGRGLHMIDLCDWFLPERTAAYVFPEEGILIETGPAVSFPFLLKGLTTLGMSPRDIRTVILTHIHLDHAGAVGLFLKEAREAEVIVHPRGARHLVDPRRLIAAVRELYRGRFDEFYAPVLPVDPDRVRTVQDGDFLLLSEGRRLFFYDAPGHAPHHIAIYAPHAEGVFTGDAAGVWYSRLAWTGTFLVLPSTVPSQFDPEAMRRTWERLRALKPRRLFFSHFGETEAVEDVFGQLGKWLPRYLEDGEFVLRRYLRPWREGEEAEKAAIFAQAVEQLSEMLWERILREIGAQGRGGERAREIFRRETAYRHDIYLNAYGVMEYLFRQSTSEDSG from the coding sequence ATGGAAATCGAAGGATCGGCGAGCGTAGACGTCCAGGCGCGTTGCGGCAGCGTAACACCGCTTGGCCGAGGACTGCACATGATCGACCTGTGCGACTGGTTCCTTCCCGAACGGACGGCAGCCTACGTCTTTCCCGAGGAAGGGATTCTCATCGAAACCGGGCCGGCCGTGAGCTTCCCCTTCCTCCTCAAGGGGCTCACGACGCTCGGAATGAGCCCCCGGGACATCCGCACGGTGATTCTCACCCACATCCACCTCGACCACGCCGGAGCGGTAGGTCTATTCCTCAAAGAAGCGCGGGAAGCCGAGGTGATCGTGCACCCGCGCGGGGCGCGGCACCTGGTGGACCCTCGGCGTCTCATCGCTGCGGTGCGCGAGCTCTACCGGGGTCGATTCGACGAGTTTTACGCGCCCGTCCTTCCCGTGGATCCCGATCGCGTTCGCACCGTTCAGGACGGCGATTTTCTTTTGCTGTCCGAGGGACGGCGGCTTTTCTTTTACGATGCTCCCGGACACGCCCCCCACCACATTGCCATTTACGCTCCGCACGCAGAAGGGGTCTTTACAGGAGACGCTGCCGGGGTGTGGTACAGCCGCCTCGCTTGGACGGGAACCTTTCTCGTCTTGCCCTCTACGGTACCCTCGCAATTCGATCCCGAGGCGATGCGCCGGACGTGGGAAAGGCTTCGCGCCCTCAAGCCCCGCCGTCTCTTCTTCTCCCATTTCGGGGAAACGGAGGCCGTGGAGGACGTCTTCGGTCAGCTCGGGAAGTGGCTTCCTCGCTACCTGGAAGACGGGGAGTTCGTACTTCGCCGCTACCTCCGCCCGTGGCGGGAAGGGGAAGAGGCGGAGAAGGCCGCGATTTTCGCCCAAGCCGTAGAGCAGCTCTCGGAGATGCTCTGGGAACGAATTTTGCGGGAAATCGGTGCACAAGGTCGCGGGGGCGAGCGGGCAAGGGAGATCTTCCGTAGGGAGACGGCGTACCGCCACGATATCTACCTGAACGCCTACGGCGTCATGGAGTACCTCTTTCGCCAAAGCACCTCGGAAGATTCGGGTTGA
- a CDS encoding Phosphoribosyl transferase domain protein produces the protein MAAGWNRPLFRDREEAGKRLSAELQRRFPRLTARNALLLAIPRGGVEVAAAIAAVLGIPLDVLVVRKIGAPFHPELAVGAVGPDGRRVLNRDVIRQLGLREEDFAEQEKRARAELAARLRLYGFRGLPSPHPTYCIVVDDGIATGATAKSALLWLRQAAPASRSILAAPVAPPDTVEELRPYADDILVLATPSPFGAVGAYYERFPQVSDERVLDLLLRYRNGTEPRPTP, from the coding sequence ATGGCCGCGGGATGGAACCGGCCTCTCTTTCGCGATCGGGAGGAGGCGGGAAAGAGGCTCTCCGCCGAACTACAGAGGCGCTTCCCCCGCCTTACCGCCCGTAACGCGCTCCTCCTCGCCATTCCCCGCGGCGGCGTTGAAGTTGCCGCCGCGATAGCCGCCGTGCTCGGAATCCCCCTCGACGTGCTCGTCGTGCGCAAGATCGGCGCCCCGTTCCATCCCGAACTCGCCGTGGGCGCCGTAGGCCCGGACGGGCGCCGCGTACTGAACCGCGACGTCATACGCCAACTGGGCCTTCGGGAAGAGGACTTTGCCGAACAAGAAAAGCGGGCCCGCGCGGAACTCGCGGCACGCCTGCGCCTGTACGGATTCCGCGGACTCCCTTCGCCACACCCCACCTATTGTATCGTCGTGGACGACGGAATCGCCACGGGCGCAACGGCGAAAAGCGCCCTTCTCTGGCTTCGCCAGGCAGCTCCGGCGAGCCGGTCGATCCTCGCCGCGCCCGTGGCCCCTCCCGACACGGTGGAAGAACTCCGTCCGTACGCGGACGACATCCTCGTCCTCGCCACGCCCTCCCCCTTCGGTGCCGTAGGGGCCTACTACGAAAGGTTTCCCCAGGTGAGCGACGAACGCGTCCTCGATCTTCTTCTCCGCTACCGAAACGGGACGGAGCCGCGCCCTACGCCCTGA
- a CDS encoding Universal stress protein family, with the protein MFRRIVVATDGSEGARKAVRYVAEKLSDGDVRVALVRVTSPLPRYIFTEFMVPDLDPQGVVEKRSRDEVEEDAAPLREKGIPYEIHVEVGDPASEVVRRAREFGADLIVVGRRGLNPLQEIFLGSVSQRILHLSEIPVLVIH; encoded by the coding sequence ATGTTTCGTCGCATCGTCGTCGCCACGGACGGTTCGGAAGGAGCGCGGAAAGCCGTTCGCTACGTAGCGGAAAAACTGAGCGACGGGGACGTGCGCGTGGCGCTGGTCCGCGTGACGTCTCCGCTACCCAGGTACATCTTCACGGAGTTTATGGTACCCGACCTCGACCCCCAGGGCGTCGTGGAAAAGCGCTCGCGCGACGAGGTGGAGGAAGATGCGGCGCCGCTACGCGAAAAAGGGATCCCGTACGAAATCCACGTAGAAGTGGGAGACCCGGCTTCCGAGGTCGTACGCCGCGCACGAGAGTTCGGTGCCGATCTCATCGTCGTCGGACGCCGCGGCCTCAACCCGCTGCAGGAAATCTTTCTCGGGAGCGTAAGCCAACGGATCCTCCATCTTTCGGAAATCCCCGTGCTCGTCATTCACTGA
- a CDS encoding Nickel responsive regulator NikR, whose product MSDDLVRFGVSFPGNLLRQFDAFLAEQGYSNRSEAIRDLVRKAILDPKKVDPEAVVAGAIIVAYDHHVSNLPVVLMELEHTFYDVIITTVHVHLTLTQCMEVVLVRGKFARLEALHEQIQTLRGVTFSELTVTYLKDQLRLEDRSVVRLNYDLKHEHAGETLEENPSGTFPSGPGVRTERSS is encoded by the coding sequence ATGAGCGACGACCTCGTCCGATTCGGCGTATCCTTTCCGGGAAACCTCCTTCGCCAATTCGACGCCTTCCTCGCCGAGCAGGGCTACAGCAACCGTTCGGAGGCCATCCGCGACCTCGTGCGGAAGGCGATCCTCGACCCCAAAAAGGTCGACCCGGAGGCGGTGGTGGCCGGGGCGATCATCGTCGCCTATGATCACCACGTCAGCAATCTCCCCGTCGTGCTCATGGAACTCGAGCACACGTTTTACGACGTGATCATCACCACCGTGCACGTCCACCTCACGCTCACGCAGTGCATGGAAGTAGTCCTCGTGCGGGGAAAGTTCGCCCGCCTAGAAGCGCTGCACGAGCAAATTCAGACGCTCCGAGGCGTAACCTTTAGCGAGCTCACCGTCACGTACCTAAAGGACCAACTCCGACTCGAGGATCGCTCGGTCGTCCGCCTGAACTACGACCTCAAGCACGAACACGCCGGGGAAACATTGGAGGAAAACCCGAGCGGTACCTTCCCCTCAGGTCCCGGAGTTCGCACGGAACGCTCGTCGTAA
- a CDS encoding Ferrous iron transport protein A, giving the protein MNELPTLDTLPVGGRGKVARIAAPGHIRQRLFTMGITPGTTLTVRGVAPLGDPIDVEVRGYDLSLRREEAKYIYVEVI; this is encoded by the coding sequence GTGAACGAGTTGCCCACCCTGGACACCCTACCCGTAGGCGGACGAGGCAAAGTCGCTCGCATCGCCGCCCCGGGGCACATCCGCCAACGGCTTTTCACCATGGGAATTACTCCCGGTACCACCCTCACCGTGCGGGGCGTCGCGCCCCTCGGCGACCCCATCGACGTCGAAGTTCGCGGGTACGACCTGAGCCTCCGCCGCGAGGAAGCAAAGTACATCTACGTCGAGGTGATCTGA
- a CDS encoding Ferrous iron transport protein A → MSARNAVPLALLRPNEQGVIADIVGGTEANVRLLELGFTRGREVRVLKNDFGPLIVALNGQRIALGHGMAQKVLVRLSCPS, encoded by the coding sequence ATGAGCGCACGCAACGCGGTTCCGCTCGCCCTCCTCCGTCCCAACGAACAGGGTGTCATTGCCGACATCGTCGGAGGAACGGAAGCGAACGTACGCCTCCTGGAACTCGGGTTTACACGGGGACGGGAGGTTCGCGTTCTCAAGAACGATTTCGGACCGCTCATCGTCGCCCTGAACGGACAGCGAATCGCCCTCGGGCACGGGATGGCGCAAAAGGTCCTCGTCCGACTCTCCTGCCCGTCGTAG